The uncultured Subdoligranulum sp. genomic sequence GCTATGACCTGCAGGTCATCATCAAAGGCCGCAGCTTCCAGGAAATCGCCCTCTTTGTCGCCAAGCGTCTCTCGCCGCTGGACGATGTGATCTCTACGGCCACCAGCTTTGTGCTGCGGGCCTACAAGCGGGGCGGCCGCCTGTATCAGGCCGAGGAGACCGACGAAAGAGAGTGGACTATGCTGTGATGAATTACAACGAACTGCTTGCCCCTGCCGCCCAGGCCATGCGCCCCTCCGGCATCCGCAAGTTCTTTGACCTGGCCAGCGATATGCCGCACTGCATCTCCCTGGGCGTCGGCGAACCGGATTTCAAGACCCCCTGGAGTGTGCGGGATGCCGGCATCCGTAGCCTGGAGCAGGGCCGCACCAAGTATACGGCCAATGCCGGCCTCAAGGAGCTGCGCGCCGAGATCTGCCGGTATCTGGAACGCCGCTTTGACCTGAAGTATGAGGTGCCCCAGGTGCTGGTCACCGTCGGCGGCAGCGAGGCCATCGACCTGGCCATCCGGGCACTGGTCAAACCCGGGGATGAAGTCATCATCCCGGAACCCTGCTTTGTCTGCTATGAACCCATCACCCAGCTGACGGGTGGCGTGCCCGTGCACATTGCCACCCGCGCCGAGGATGGATTCCGCCTTACGGCCCAACAGCTCAAGGCGGCCATCACGCCGCGCACCAAGCTGGTGATCTTCCCGTACCCCAACAACCCCACAGGCGCTGTGATGGGCGTCCAGGACCTGGAGGCCATCGCCGACGTGCTGCGGGATACCAACATCATGGTGCTGTCGGATGAGATCTATTCCGAACTCACCTACGGCCTGGATCGGCATGTCTCCTTTGCCTCCCTTCCCGATATGGCGGAGCGGACCGTCGTGGTCAACGGCTTCTCCAAATCCTACGCCATGACCGGCTGGCGTCTGGGCTATGCGGTGGGGCCGGAACCGGTGATCCAGGTGATGACCAAGATTCACCAGAACTGCATCATGAGCGCGCCCACCACCAGCCAGTATGCCGCCATCACGGCGCTGCGCCAGTGCGACGACCAGATCGAGATGATGCGGGACGAGTACAACCGCCGCCGCCGCTATGTGGTCAAGGCCCTCAACGAGATGGGTCTGACCTGCTTTGAACCCCGGGGAGCCTTCTACGTCTTCCCGTCCATCCAGATCAGCGGCCTGACCAGCGAGGAATTCTGCGAACAGCTGCTGCGGGAAAAGGAAGTGGCCATCATTCCGGGGGACGCTTTCGGTGCCTCCGGCGAGGGTTACGCCCGCATCAGCTACGCCTACAGCGTGGACCATCTGGAAACCGCCATGCGCCGCATCCGGGCCTTCCTGAAGGAACACGGCTGGCTGAAGACCGAATAAGGCGAACACACAAAAGACAGGAACGTGAATCCTATGCGCAAAAAATCCGTCACGGTGCTGGCCCCGGCCAAGCTGAATCTCTCGCTGGATGTGGTGGGCACGATGCCCAACGGCTACCACGATCTGGATATGGTCATGCAGACCATCGATCTGTATGAAAAGATCACCCTGCGCCGCAGCGAGGGGCTCCAGCTGACGCTGCCCGGCAGCTTTGTACCGGTGAACGATAAAAATACCGCCATCAAGGCGGCGCTGGCCTTTTTCCATTACACCGGTCTGCTGGCCGGGGTGGATATGACGATCTACAAGCGGGTGCCCGTGCGGGCCGGTATGGCCGGCGGCAGCGCCGACGCCGCCGGTGTGCTGGTGGGCCTCAACGACCTGTATGATGCCCGGCTCTCCATGAGTGAACTGTGCGCCATCGGCGCGGGCATCGGGGCGGACGTGCCCTTTGCCCTGCTGGGAGGCACCTGCCGGGTGCGGGGCGTGGGCGACCTGATGAAGGCACTGCCGCCCTGCCCGGACTGCTGGTTCGTGGTGGCCATGCCCAGCGTGGGGGTCTCCACCCCCGAGGCCTTCGCCCGGTACGATACCATGGGCAGCCCGGTGCATCCCGACTGCGAAGCCCAGGAGCAGGCCGTGCGGGCCGGGGATCTGGCCGCGGTCTGCAAGGCTGCCGGCAACGCGCTGGAACATTGCTCCGGTGCCCAGGAAACCCCGGCCATCTGCGCGGTGCTGCGGGAAAGCGGCGCCCTGACGGCCCAGATGACCGGCAGCGGTGCAGCGGTATTCGGCGTCTTTGACGACGAGGAAAAAGCCCGTGCGGCCCTGACGGCGCTCAAGCCCGGCTACAAGCAGACCTATCTCTGCCGTCCCACCCGGGGCGGCCCCCGGGTGACGGTGCGCCGTCCCATGAAAAAATAATTTACGCCCGTTTGCGGGGCATCCTTTCTGACCATACTCCCGACGAAGGGAGTGGAGAAGATGAACCGACATAGAAGACGGGTTTGGGAACTGGGCACAGGCCTGGGGTTCCTGCTGACGATTGTACTTACGCTGGTCATGGGCTGGCGGCAAACGGTGGCAGCCCAGGTGCGCGCCGATACCATCCGGCTGCATGTGCTGGCCAACAGCGATACCATCGAAGACCAGCTGCTGAAACTGCAGGTGCGGGATGCCATCCTGGCGGCGCTGCCGGCCACAGTCACCGGGGCAACGACCCCCCGGGAGGCGCAGCAGGCCCTGCAATGCGCATTGCCCGCGCTGCGGGCCGCGGCCAACCGTACGCTGCTGGATGCCCATAGCGGCCAGACAGCCACGGTGCGGCTGGAGACCTTTGCCTTCAGCGCCAGGGACTACGGCGATTTTGTCCTGCCCGGCGGCGATTACACCGCTCTGCGGGTGGAACTGGGCGCTGCCCAGGGACACAACTGGTTCTGTGTGCTCTATCCGGCCCTCTGCGTATCGGGGGCCACGGCGGAATATCCGACCCGGGCGGAAAATGCCCTGGTGTTCGGTCCATATGAAGTGCGTTTCGCGCTGCTGGATGCCCTGCGGGGGCTCTGAGCAAAACGCCAAGAGGGAAACAGACAAACAGGTTTCCCTCTTTTTTCTGTACAACGGGAAAGGATTTTTCTGTATGCTTCATCTGCTTCTGGGGCCTTCGGGCAGCGGCAAATCCCGCCGCATGCTGGCGGAACTGCGCACCCGCGCCGAGCACGGCCAGCGCAGTCTGCTGATTGTGCCGGAACAGTTCACCTCCTCCACCGAGGGACAGCTCTACCGCACGCTGGGGGATACTCTGTCCGCCTTCGTGGAAAGCTACTCCTTCACCTCGCTGGCCGAGACGCTGCTGCGCCGCTACGGCGGTGCGGCGGTGCAGACACTGGACGAGGCAGGCCGGGCACTGCTGGTACGGCGGGCGGTGGATTCGCTGCTGGACCGGGTGGTCTACTACAACCGGCAGCGCCGTTCGGCGGCTTTCTGCGAGAAGGCTGCCCAGACCATCGAGGAACTGAAAAGTGCCGGGGTCACGCCCC encodes the following:
- a CDS encoding aminotransferase class I/II-fold pyridoxal phosphate-dependent enzyme, giving the protein MNYNELLAPAAQAMRPSGIRKFFDLASDMPHCISLGVGEPDFKTPWSVRDAGIRSLEQGRTKYTANAGLKELRAEICRYLERRFDLKYEVPQVLVTVGGSEAIDLAIRALVKPGDEVIIPEPCFVCYEPITQLTGGVPVHIATRAEDGFRLTAQQLKAAITPRTKLVIFPYPNNPTGAVMGVQDLEAIADVLRDTNIMVLSDEIYSELTYGLDRHVSFASLPDMAERTVVVNGFSKSYAMTGWRLGYAVGPEPVIQVMTKIHQNCIMSAPTTSQYAAITALRQCDDQIEMMRDEYNRRRRYVVKALNEMGLTCFEPRGAFYVFPSIQISGLTSEEFCEQLLREKEVAIIPGDAFGASGEGYARISYAYSVDHLETAMRRIRAFLKEHGWLKTE
- the ispE gene encoding 4-(cytidine 5'-diphospho)-2-C-methyl-D-erythritol kinase — its product is MRKKSVTVLAPAKLNLSLDVVGTMPNGYHDLDMVMQTIDLYEKITLRRSEGLQLTLPGSFVPVNDKNTAIKAALAFFHYTGLLAGVDMTIYKRVPVRAGMAGGSADAAGVLVGLNDLYDARLSMSELCAIGAGIGADVPFALLGGTCRVRGVGDLMKALPPCPDCWFVVAMPSVGVSTPEAFARYDTMGSPVHPDCEAQEQAVRAGDLAAVCKAAGNALEHCSGAQETPAICAVLRESGALTAQMTGSGAAVFGVFDDEEKARAALTALKPGYKQTYLCRPTRGGPRVTVRRPMKK
- a CDS encoding stage II sporulation protein R; its protein translation is MNRHRRRVWELGTGLGFLLTIVLTLVMGWRQTVAAQVRADTIRLHVLANSDTIEDQLLKLQVRDAILAALPATVTGATTPREAQQALQCALPALRAAANRTLLDAHSGQTATVRLETFAFSARDYGDFVLPGGDYTALRVELGAAQGHNWFCVLYPALCVSGATAEYPTRAENALVFGPYEVRFALLDALRGL